aaaaaaataaagaaagaggaaaaatattttctaagtcatgcatgctttcataatgactcatatgatacaggaaaacagaaaacatacttaaaatccttacacgtcagctgtactgtgtggacagcaaataaaataatcggttgtactgtgtggacaactagctgtactgtgtggacagcaaataaaataatcggttgtacagtgtggacaaccagctgtactgtgtggacagcaaaagaaaaataccagctgtactgtgtgaacagcaaaagaaaaatattagctgtactgtgtggacagtaaagaaaaaaaaaatgcgtgtaagagagaattatactttgtatggtgactacaagtactatcatatgtagtctagatcgatcaatgagaaagagagagaaacaaattagtaaatattttatgatagtCATTTGCGTTataattatgcatacaagcctgtgtggctgataaagagttaagaaagatgtacgaacagaaaatagaaatgtcatgacactcatacatgcataaatcataatgagtgattcatatctgtataataaggaaagaaataaatgtgtgaaagaaaagaatgatgatacgtgttaaatgcgtgttctgtgttaattattttgttgtaaatagttcagacacgctaagtatgaaaaagattagagaagattagtactggtataaaatgctttaagtgtttagtatgattttcttactgagccatagtcgctcactccgtttaatttaatattttacaggtaaagaaatgcagcaaaggttctcggggagcactaataagacatgaggctaagggaggaaggcaccatattttattgatatatatatgttttgatgtatatgtgaatatatgcctatatatatatatatatatatatatatacttgatgtagatattggtggatatgtatatatacatacacaactagttatgaaaattgattataaagtttctgtgggtgataatttctataattgttattattatgtacttattttatttattatgattatgtgatgaaaatccagtcgattggtaggactggtttgtgtgaattacaaattgggagtgttacagggcataatgaaaaagagaaaaatattccctgggccctctaaaataggggaactcatgccgattttctgtaacacacccaatggttaggagaggttacaccATTGTCATCTTATCATCATTTACAACTGTGATGTGCACTTAGTTTTCCACTTCGGGTTCATTTGTGTAAAATTACGATTCTACCTTTGTACGTATATTTGATGTAGCTTTTCATTTTGTCACATTCCATCGTGTTTTGTGTGGTATTTCCTCTCTTGCtctctattttatcttttaaaattttcagtttgtaATTTGTTAGCATTGGTCATTagattttatatgtttattgtgTATATTCTCATATTTTGCAATTATGGTTAACACTCATTGTAGTAGTTCTAGGCGTGCCCTTAGGTCATCTAGAAATACCAGTACTAGATCTTTAGTACCTAGCGATCAAGTCGAGCCTTCAAAGGCTCCCTTTGATCAGACTAGTTTTCGTTCTGCCCAAGTTGCTATGACTTATGCTAATCACTATAGTCATCGTGGTTTGTGTAAAACTCGTcgagttgattttaatttgttagcaCAATTTAACCTTAGGACTTTTTTTGATAGATTCTGATGGACTCGTTTTGTTACCTTAGGTGGTTATGTTTGTCCTACCCTTGTTCGTGAATTTTATGTGAATATGGAGTTTGATCAACTTCATAACAAAACTATCTTTTTTGTCTGAGGCCATGATATTCATTTCTCTCCTGCCAGCCTTCGTGTCACCTTGGGTCTTCTTGTTATTTGTGGCCCTTTTCTTCCCCCTCGAGGGTGGCATTTCACTAACCCATTATATCTTGATAACCTTCGATCTATGATGGGCAATCCTAACCATGATGTTATTATTCGTCCACCACATAGACATCTCACTCCATTCGTTCGTCTTCTTCATAACATTATCGGTTACACTCTTACACCAAAATCCGATCACTTCAATGAAGTCAACACGATTGACTATTATCTCTTCTCGTATCTCATTCAGGGGTCTCCTATAGACCTTTGTAATGTCATTTTTGACCTGTGGATTTTACTCTCTCTCATCACACCCATCTTCTACCTTATGCACCTATCATCACATTGATTATTTCGGAGGCAAGAGTTTCCTTCCTTGAGGAGCTAGATGCTAAGCCAACTGCTGATCCATATACTACTTCCAACCTTCGTGCTATGGGCTTTTGTTAGCACAATAATGTATGACATCACATTTCTAAGGTAGTACCTGGTGAAGGTGAGGTTGTCAATGATCTAGACACCAATATTGATACTAAGCCCTAGGCACTTGATGCTCTAGCTGATGACACTAATACTGATGACGATAATGCTAAGGTAGATGAGGAATGAGATTCATTCGAGTTATAAGCACATCATTTTGGCAAGAGATCTTGGATAGCTACTAAAGCGAGTTCATCTGCTAAGCAGACCACCACCTTAGCTACTGATCCTATCTCTATTTTATCTACTAAACTTGTTATCTTCGTGTTGAGGTTCACTCTGATTTTGCCGTAGTTTGTGCTAGCATTGTCAATCTTCGAGCCGAGCTCAGGGGTGGCATAGATGAGCTTCTTCGTCATTTTCCTCCACCtccttcttattttatctttatttttcattatatttttgttatgtatgaACTTTccttatatactcttattttgttgATCATCTTTATTTAGATATTGTATTCATGTATTGTACCTTGTTGCTTATATTTGGTCATTTTGGTGCTCATTTCTCTACATTATTCATGCATGttcatctttttttgttttattgattatatcatttttattcattgttttattctttttgataatgacaaagggggagaaaagtttgattgacgaTTGACATTGTGGATACTTTGATATGGTTATGGAAGATTATaaggatatatatttgattatgatgcaatattttattcatgttgtggatattttgatgaagatattttattgatattgtagatatttgatgaggatatatttgattgatgagattaatgttggatatatgatattgatatgaattgtattattattgGCATAcattcagggggaggaaacttgattttttaaagcgaactcttgcaaaatattcttaaaaatcaagtgtttcttaatttcaaggaaatacatttattgatatattttataaaatttcttgaagTGCATAtatgtttgtcatcatcaaaaagggggagattgttgactcaagaagtcattatgctcttattttgataataacaaactaatatgtccctaagcatattgactaataattttacttgagtgtgagtttagattgcaagaattcatctaatgcacttgaaagagtttcaagatggaaatgaagacaaggctcaagtaaagaattcttaaagatttgaagaaaaactcaagtttaggtagatatatttgtaatttggagcattcgttttgattagaatatttatttacatatgatAGCTTActtgaaaactttttttttttttttggtaagtaatgttaattttataccaaagaaagatATACAAATGCCTATCTAGGACaaaacccctagattaagcttaaacacaagcataccttggacaagcccctaggttatgccgagaCAACCTAAGGCTCAAACCATTCAACCAAAGGAACAAAGAAAACCAACGATAcaacacaaacacaaaacaaCACAACTCACAAGCATACCAAAGACAAGTCCCTTGGTTATGTCGAAACACCTACCTACCATCCATTTGCTACAAAACGCATAGCATGATCTTACAACTCAATACCAAAACATAAAACAAGCCAACACCACCACATCTATTCAAAAATTGTATGAGGAatatcccaattgtttgcaagaatcatattttctctagaCTTGGTAACCTTTCTCAAGCATGAAGCTCTAACTCTAACACCTTCTTGAATAAGCATACGGACTCTCTCCCTTGGTAATCCGGCTCTTCCAAAGCAAGtgtcattcctagccttccatATGTAGTACACGGCTGCCCCAAAGCATAGCTTACTCAcaatattcttgaagctattttccttccatttgtttgctAATTCCGGGATCAATGAAGTCCAAGAGCTATACATGAtttgttgatggcaaagattGAGCAgtccattccagatttgggagctgAAGACACACCTAAAAAATAGATGGTCCATGCTTTCCGTATCCACATTGCATAATGGGCATACATTGTGGGAAATAAGGCCAATTCTTGCTAACCTATCTCTTGTCATTAGTTtacctctaatacccaaccatacaatgaatgaatgtcttaggaaatgccttttaaaccatacaatgtTGTGCCAACTAACCTTGTCCTTCCTACTCCTCATAATCTCCCATGCCGATTTGATTGTGAACTTGCCATTAGTATTAGGGGCCCATGTTAGAGTATCCTCCcctcccattgggcagcaagggagagctcCCTTTATCTCCATGAGGTGGCAAGAATTCGCTactggccatttccacccatgctcGTCAATGACTTCTTTAACTAAAGCATGCTTAGGAATTCCGGAATCATAGATAATCCGGTTACCAAACTTGTCCATTAATGGTCCAAAtgggtgccaattatcaagccaaagaaatgtgttttccccattgccgatgactttcttgaacttggttttcatttgttccctaagttttaaaattttcctccaaacccatgagcTCTCACTATTCGGTTTgatctcccaaaaactttttcctctaagcttgtttgccttaatccattccacccataGTGAGTTCCCCTTATCAAGGagaatcttccacatattctttgTTATGGCAGCCTTGTTCCACACTTTGCACCTCATTATGCCAAGACCTCCCTCCTCTTTAGGCACACATACCTcttcccaagcaacttttgcctttCTTCCATCCATGGCAGCACCATTCCAAAGAAAATCCCTCAAAATTCCATCTATTTCCTTATGCACATttgaaggaagaataaatatggaagaccaatacacttgaatgctgaATAGGACAGCCTTGATAAGTAACAATCTCCCCGCATAAGATAAGGACTTGTTCCGCCACGTATAAATTCTCCCCACAATCTTATCAATGAGCATCTTGCAATCACTTCTTTTAAGCTTTGAGGAAGTTATTGGAACtcctagatacttgaaaggcatTACTCCCACCTCCACATTGATAGAGTCCGCAAGCttgatcttctcctcttggggtAATCCGGAGATGTATatattgcttttgttgcaattcatttggagaccggaccattcatgaaaaagatTTAAGGATCTTTTCATGAGAGTAAGTGATTCAacatctgccctacaaaacaaaataaggtcatcggcaaagcacaaatgagttatgttgtttttcttacatttccaatgatggccaaaagaaggaATGTTCTTGAGTTCTCCAAGCATCCGTGAGAGGGtctccattgccatgacaaaaaggtaaggggataaagggtccccttgtctaagcccatgagaactcttgaaaaatcccaccaattcaccatttattcccaaAGAGAACGAGGGGGTTGAGATGCAGCTCCTAATCCATCCAATGAATTTTCCATGAAAaccaattgcttcaagaataGCAAGGATGAAATCCCAATGAACCGTATCATATGCCTTCAATAAATCGATCTTCATGgcacacttcttgtctttgctcaTTCTATGGTAATTATGCAttaggtcttgacacaacataaTATTCTCTCCAATGCACCTTCCTCCCACAAAtgctccttgggctttatcaatgaaactCGGAAGTATGGTTTTGAGACGATTTGCAAGGATCTTTGAAATGCACTTGTAGATTATATTGCAGCAAGCTATCGGCCTATACTCCATACACCTTGAAGCgttagcaaccttagggacaagagctaaaatagtgcaatttacctcctTGAGAAGATGGCCTGAAGAGAAAAAATGCTGGACTGCCTTGATCACATCATTCCCCACAATCTCCCAAGTGGCTTTAAAGAAGAAGGCTCCATAACCATCCGGACCCGGAGCTTTGTTGTTGTCCATGGTAAAgataatggatttgatttcctcttcccccacttccttgatcatgttttctttctcttgaatcTCTATTTGAAACTTAagcagcctttgaatttcctctACATTGGAATTGCATGAAACCGTGGAGTTAAGGACCTTTTTGAAATAGCTCACAAACTCCTCTTTAACATCCTCCATATTACTAACAAAGGTTCCATCATCTAGGCACACCCCATTGATTGAGTTCCTACTCCTACGGGCtttgatacatttgaagaaaaatttggaatattgatctccttcttgaagccaatgaacttTAGCTTTTTGGCGAGCTaaagattcttcagcttcacttAGATTTTTGTAGTTCTCCAAccaaaccttttcttccttagctaaatCTTCACTTAGTGGGCTGCTTTGAAGTCTATGTTGAACATCCTCCAACCttccttttgcttcttccaccttctctgaaattctccaaaacccCTCCTTATTTAGCCTCCTAAGAACcttttttaatctcttgagCTTGCTGATGAGCTTATACATAGGGCTGCCGTCTACTTCCTCTTGCCAAGACTCCCTCACAATATTAAGGAAATTTTCATGTGTTACCCACATGTTATAGAACTTGAAAGGGACCCTCCTCCTCCTTACACCACTTCCACAAGTCACAATGCATGGGGAATGGTCAGAGATAGAATGATTGAGAAACATGGCAAAGGATTCCTCAAAAACATCTTTCCATTGTTCATTTACAAGGGCTCTATCCAActtgcatgctatcctcctatgtccctcactacaattactccaagtgagttGGTTTCCCATGTACCGAAGATCATCTAGATTTGCTTCCTCACAACACTTATTTAGGTCATCACtataagtatctccccatgacACTCCTCCAATTTTCTCACTTGGacccctaattgcattaaagTCCCCCATTATTAGCCACGGTTTGTTCCCCATCCCATTGGAGAGCCTTTCAATTTCCTTCCATAGTCTTCTCCTTTCCATAGGTTGATTATACCCATAGACTATAGTTAAGGCTATAAGAGAGTTCTCCTCTACTAACCAAGCCTCCCCATGTATGAATTGCGGATTTTTCTCAATGACATTAAAACTGATAGtatccttattccatcctacccaaattctcccattagggtGACTATCATTATTATTAGCATTCTCCCACTCTttccaaatattaccattcactcTACTTAAGCTATCATTCCCCACTTTAGTTTCCAACACAGCCATTATTTCAATGTTATTATGCTTAATAAAATGCCTTACCTCCCTTTGTTTGATAGGAGCATTtaggcccctaatgttccagcaaGCTATCTTTGTCATTTGGATGATAGTGGAGTGGAATTTGCTTTCTTgagctttgccaattttttcccCAAGCTCATAGTCTTTGCATCCACATCCTTCTTCCtaaaatccatctcatccacctttagTTTTCCTCCGAATGGGACTATTGTTGGAGAGCCCTCAATTACCAAGTCCTCCCCCCCATTTGTACtagcttcttcttcctccttatCTATTCCTTTAGCTGTTGTACCTTGACTACTCTTGGAAGTGCTAGCTTCCTTCAACTTTTCTTTTCCTGCCGAAATGACTTCTTCATTGGTTTTCTCCGGGTATACCTCTTCTACCATCATTGTGCTCCTTTTGATTTGTTCATTGGCCTCATGGATGGCTAAAGCTGAATATCTATTGTTCTTATTTGTGTTTCCTCCCAAATTATGAATCTCCACGCCTTTACCTTCggcctttttgtcattgccgtTTGCCACCTTTAGTTTACTGTCTTTCCCAATTAGCTTCTTTGTTGTTAACATTCCATCCCCATCCTTGAGGTTTTTCCATGAAGGTGTGCTACCTTCATGTTTCGGAGCAAAATGACAATTGGCAGTGGAGTGTCCAAAGCATTGGCACCCATTGCATTTTAGTGGTTTCCAACTATACTCTACATTGATCACCAAGTTTTCACCATTTGGAAGAGTTAAGTTGATAGTCTCCGGGCATTCCGCATCCACTTTGATCTCAATACATATCCGTGCAAACTCTAATCTTGTCCCTCCTTCCGTAACAGCATCCATATAAAGAGGATTCCCAATGgcacttgctatgtagctaagtcCTTTTGGAGACCAAAACTCAAGTGGAATGCCATACAATCTCACCCATATAGCCACCTTTTTGACATCATTGATCATCATGGGaaggtttgtagtccatttccgaaCTATAAACGGCTGTCCACCAATTGTAATCTGTCCTACTTCCACCGCTCTAGAGACTCCATCCATGTCTtgaaattttagtataaaaactCCTTGACCAGAAGTCATAACCTCTCTTAGTCCGTATGATGCCCATATCTTCTCTAGTGTTCTTTTTACAGTCAAGAATGGGGGCCTTTTGCCTAGGAAGAATCCCACCGTACAGGTTCTCCATTTTGCAGCACCCTCTTCCGCAATTTCTAGTGGAGGGGCAACACACACACGCCCTTTTGCATCTCTTCCTTTAGGCTCATAATATTCCAGCTTAGTACATGACTCCTTTGGGGTGAAGAGGGAGCTCCAAGGAGCCTTATTATCTTTTACACCAACGGAAACCAAGGGAGCTTCAGTAGATTTTTCTTGACCAGAAGACTCCATACTAAAAAAGTTATGGACGAATGAGGAAAGAGGGAgggaggaaaagaaagaaagatgatgAGTGCCTAgctaaaattatgaaagaaacaGCCTGCCAAGAACAGAGCAGACCATAGGCACAGCAGACTAAACTTTCCTGAAAAAGGAAAGATGAGACTGCCACGGAAAGAACAAATATAGTATGCACCAAAGAGGAAGTTGCGCAAACTACAagcaaaagattcaaaatttgaatttcaggagAGAGGGAAGCTAGCACCACCAACCAAACTACTAAGCTTAACAACGGAAAAGAAGAACCACCGGAAATGAAAGCAGAAAACCGAAAACTGGATTGAGATTGAAACCAGAAAAACTTAGAAGAGACTTGCTCTAAAAACAGCACCTtcaaaatactaataaaaagaCTCTAGAGTAATCGccataagaaagaaagaaaaaggataaaacaGTAACCGGAAGAGGGAGAGGAGCCGGTGACCTTGGTCACCGGACCGGAGGGTAGGACTTAATAGATACCAACTCAGCCGAGAATGAAGAACTCAAAAACTATAGGGAGGAGGAGGAAGGGGAAGGTggtttttagagagaagggagagcatgtTTTTTTAGAGAGAAGTACATGAAAAGATAGCTTACTTGAAAACTTATTCTTATATCTTTTACATTATgagttaaaatattgtttttcaaacttgttgggttaagtcaatttttttaaccaaagtttattaactcatttaaaatgatgaagttttgtgaactacattttcatatctcaaagttggtttcgaaagaatttttgaaatatgggttaaattgtcatttttcaaaggtttagggggtaaataaattttcaaaaattcagggggtaaaatgtaataaattcggtcaaccaaatttaaCCAACCGAATTCTTCAATGGTAGCTTTCAAATTATCCAAAAGCCatgcattttggctttcaaaaattcgattgaccgaattaaatttggtcgattgaattttagtttgaacttTCTAACAGCTAGTGCCACATAGTCACCACAGGAGTGCCACATTACATCCAGTTGACCGAATTACATTTGATCGATCGGATTTTacattttctgaaaaattaaaacggctaaTTTTTGTGCACAATgataactttccttattttcccctatataaactcaattaaattcattcgtaaagaacttttgccactaagaactttcacatatttgagagcaaattaattttgagctattcacttgtaaattctcttctctaatcaaaacccttgcttataTACTTTGTAGTTTCATTTGCATtaggttgtactaagcttaaactttcatatacactcttgagagagattatatttcgaaGTCATATCAAAATTCGtattataaaagagtgaagttcactcttggagagattagaaaatttctagtgagagaaattgagctctaatatttgtaaaggttaataccactttggaagctattttgttgtgaagaaaagcttggttgagtttttggtcaaccaaggattagtagaatactccaagggagatagCTTGGAGGAGTAGGCATAGGCCGGGTTGTACCGAACCATTatatatcgcgtgtttgattttcttttcccttaaacttatattttgtgtaATGTTCTTttaattgtattgattatttgaaatattcttgtcattttcataaattgcattaaaaataggcaacattaattgatttgattaaattggtttaattctttaattaggtaaagattgttttaaattgcctaattcacctcccctcttaggtcattcgatccttCAAGTCGATATGAGAGGTGTCAGTTGGCCCTTTCGTTACATAATCTCTCCGATCATaggtttttca
Above is a genomic segment from Mangifera indica cultivar Alphonso chromosome 3, CATAS_Mindica_2.1, whole genome shotgun sequence containing:
- the LOC123211588 gene encoding uncharacterized protein LOC123211588: MAVLETKVGNDSLSRVNGNIWKEWENANNNDSHPNGRIWVGWNKDTISFNVIEKNPQFIHGEAWLVEENSLIALTIVYGYNQPMERRRLWKEIERLSNGMGNKPWLIMGDFNAIRGPSEKIGGVSWGDTYSDDLNKCCEEANLDDLRYMGNQLTWSNCSEGHRRIACKLDRALVNEQWKDVFEESFAMFLNHSISDHSPCIVTCGSGVRRRRVPFKFYNMWVTHENFLNIVRESWQEEVDGSPMYKLISKLKRLKKVLRRLNKEGFWRISEKVEEAKGRLEDVQHRLQSSPLSEDLAKEEKVWLENYKNLSEAEESLARQKAKQLVFMENSLDGLGAASQPPRSLWE
- the LOC123211589 gene encoding uncharacterized protein LOC123211589; this encodes MESSGQEKSTEAPLVSVGVKDNKAPWSSLFTPKESCTKLEYYEPKGRDAKGRVCVAPPLEIAEEGAAKWRTCTVGFFLGKRPPFLTVKRTLEKIWASYGLREVMTSGQGVFILKFQDMDGVSRAVEVGQITIGGQPFIVRKWTTNLPMMINDVKKVAIWVRLYGIPLEFWSPKGLSYIASAIGNPLYMDAVTEGGTRLEFARICIEIKVDAECPETINLTLPNGENLVINVEYSWKPLKCNGCQCFGHSTANCHFAPKHEGSTPSWKNLKDGDGMLTTKKLIGKDSKLKVANGNDKKAEGKGVEIHNLGGNTNKNNRYSALAIHEANEQIKRSTMMVEEVYPEKTNEEVISAGKEKLKEASTSKSSQGTTAKGIDKEEEEASTNGGEDLVIEGSPTIVPFGGKLKVDEMDFRKKDVDAKTMSLGKKLAKLKKANSTPLSSK